Proteins encoded by one window of Anaerosalibacter sp. Marseille-P3206:
- a CDS encoding M42 family metallopeptidase, with product MKIDTENILNKMKKYLDIPSPGGFTKEATLEVKKDFEMYGLNTNLTNKGALIATLEGENDEEHVMITAHIDTLGCMVKDITSDGKLKYNKIGGGSWSSIEGENCYIITRKGKKIRGSIIPTIASAHIYGPDKNDARDESVMRVRIDEDVNSKEDVLNLGINIGDFICLDTRTEVTESGFVKSRYLDDKLAVAILVEIARCFSENNMKPKYTTHFFISNYEEIGHGVAGIPEKVKEMIAVDIGIVGEGQNSDEHSVSIVAMDRRSPYDFEFRNKLVDIAEENNIKYKVDLYNFYSSDSTHVAGQGKDVNFASLGPAVDASHHYERTHMDSIINTAQILLNYLMVE from the coding sequence ATGAAAATTGATACAGAAAATATTTTAAATAAAATGAAGAAATATCTTGATATTCCAAGTCCAGGAGGATTCACAAAAGAAGCTACATTAGAAGTTAAAAAGGACTTTGAAATGTATGGACTTAATACAAATTTGACAAATAAAGGAGCATTAATTGCAACATTAGAAGGGGAAAATGACGAAGAACATGTAATGATTACTGCTCATATTGATACTTTAGGATGTATGGTTAAGGATATTACAAGTGATGGTAAGCTTAAATACAATAAAATTGGTGGAGGTAGTTGGAGTTCTATTGAGGGGGAAAATTGCTATATAATAACTAGAAAAGGCAAAAAAATTCGTGGTTCAATTATCCCTACAATAGCATCAGCTCATATATATGGCCCAGATAAAAATGACGCTAGAGACGAGAGTGTTATGAGAGTTAGAATAGATGAAGATGTAAATTCCAAAGAAGATGTACTTAATTTAGGAATAAATATTGGAGACTTTATATGCTTAGATACAAGAACAGAAGTAACTGAAAGTGGATTTGTTAAATCACGTTACTTAGATGATAAATTAGCTGTAGCAATATTGGTTGAAATTGCACGATGTTTTAGTGAAAATAATATGAAACCTAAATATACTACTCATTTCTTCATTAGCAATTATGAAGAAATAGGCCATGGTGTAGCAGGAATACCAGAAAAGGTAAAGGAAATGATAGCTGTAGATATTGGAATTGTAGGAGAAGGACAGAATTCTGATGAACATAGTGTGAGTATAGTTGCTATGGATAGAAGAAGCCCTTATGATTTTGAATTTAGAAATAAACTTGTAGATATTGCTGAAGAAAATAATATTAAGTATAAAGTAGATCTATACAATTTCTATAGTTCAGATTCTACTCATGTTGCTGGTCAAGGAAAAGATGTAAACTTTGCATCTTTAGGACCTGCAGTAGATGCATCACATCACTATGAAAGAACTCACATGGACTCCATCATAAATACAGCACAAATACTTTTAAATTATTTGATGGTAGAATAA